The segment ttctccctgaataaacaatgatgatgatgaaatgcATAGCAATGGGTCATGAGGTACACAACCAAACAATTTAGAGTGTTTGGGCTCTGGTATCTTCTCTCTTGCTGCTTCTGCTCTTTCTGCAACTGCTTCTCCGAGTGGGATCCTCTCTTCCATTGCCCTCATCATTCTGTCTATTTGTCTATCCATTaccatttctctcactcattcgTTTCAGGTTTGGTTATTAATCTCAGGGTTGTATATTACATTCCGTTTGACTGATACTGGACCTTTAAGCTTACCGTTTATTGTATTAATGAACTGTTGATTCATTAAACATTAATGTTACTCCTTGTGAGCCATGCCATTACATTAAGATCTCACAaatgtgtatatactgtttggTAATACTGTAGGTAATTTAATAACTTAATTGAGTCAGATTAACTGTATTTTCTGCAATATTTATCACTTAATGCTTTCTACTTTCCCATAAGGTTCAGACACATTTAAACCTTCCAGCctagtgttttccattgttgGTAACATATTGGCTGTCTTTAAAAAAAGCCTAAGTTTGTGTGGGCTATAatttcaatctttctctctctctctgtctctcttgtcctctgtctctctctctctcacatgctcctttttttttctttctccaatTCATCATCCTATCAACACCTACCACACCACGTCTCCACGTCTGAGGTCAGAGGAAGGACTGTGTCGTGTCAGTGtcttccatagacatatatagatgtctATGAGTGTCTTCAGcgactcctcctctctgccttccCACAATGCCGCAGTGGCTGCACGGGTGATTCGTTAGGGCGTGATGTCAGCAGGCggctccccaccccctcccggCTCCGGCTCTGTGTGTGCCACGCCAAGCAACAGCACCAGACGCGTGCATGACTCGGCAAAACGTCACGCCTGTCAACACACATAACCATCTGTTTCCTTTTTTGTCTCTTATTCTcgctatctctcctctcttactgTCGCCATCTTCCTCACTTCCATACTGTCCAACGTTCCCACAGATTCTCCTACACCTACAGTATGTCTTCACCATGAGATGTTACAGCTGTTTAGTGCTGAGGAGACAGGGCTCTGGTTTTTCCCTGGGTGTGATGGGCTCTCAGTGGTGAGCTTGGTCACTATGCTAAATGGCATAGAGCGTGTCTGCACCATAGGCCCCGTGTTGTGCCCTGAGCCGTGACTGATGTAATGTGCAAAGGCTCATGAAATAGTCAACAGTCGCAGTCAGACTGCTTTTGAAAGAGGCGAGTGTATATTACATGATCATGATAtagaattcacacacacacacacacacacacacacacacacacacacacacattacacacacatgaacacacatgcaacctcagctctctctctcacacacacacaagccagacATCCTCAGAGTGCCAGTCACGCtgcttttctgattggctgtttcaGTGTCATGATACACTGAGGGCAGACGTCACCCCAGGGAAGACACATGTTGCCATATTACactttatgttttatttatggaATTCACTTGCGAGATTAAAATATGTTTAACAGTTGGACAGAAGCCTCGGCAGTGGCTGGAGGATATAAGCAGTCCCTGGTGGGTGGAATGAGAATGTGAAGCAATAACAAAACTATCTGATGCATGAACAGAGAGCAGCACAGCCCATCAGTTGCAATGATAGAACTTGAATTAGaaaaggatgaggatgaggacagAAACCAAGTGTGGTTTTACCTTAAAGCTGCTGCAGTTACAGTAAGTTATAATGCCCCCAaacgtgcgtgtctgtgtgtgcacgtgcgcacATGCataaatgtgcatgtgcttATTCCCCTCTCTGTGACCGTGAATGGGAGTTGAATTGCTAGTGGCGCCATCTCCTGGTTATGTATCAAATTACGTCATCTACTGACACCTCAtgattgtgtgttttcagagcGCTCTCTTGAGCTctcatcaccatcacacatAGGAAAGACACTTGGCAGGGGCTGTATCAGTAAAACACTGCATCGGGCCTCTCAGGACAAATCTAATCATCCCAAGAGAGGCTTTTTGTCTGAGTCTGGAAAGAGCTTGGTTTAAAACAAATTAAGATATTCCATTAAATTCAAACTGAAGTCCTGAATTGCTGCTCATTCCTGGCCAAAATACCAGCCCAAACTGAAATCACTTAATTAACTCCCATGGGGTTGGAGTGATGTGTTTTGTGCGATTGGCCATGTCTTGATCTATTGTTTCTGGATCACACAGAATCAGCCTGAATTGAGAACAGCAGGCTGGGACAGCAGGACACTTGAGCTCCTGTCTCTGGTGTCCAGTAATTATTATTCTggttattcaatttaattttattCCAGTGCTTTTCTTTCTGTATGCCCACCCAATTCCTCCTCTCAGCCCGTTTGCACATTTGTCCATACAAAGCTCTAGTGCCTCCATGTGGCAAGGGAAGGATGCTTGCCTCACCAGCAACCTAACCAGCTATTTCAGCAGGTAGAGTCTCAACCCCATCACATCTGTTTCCTGCAGCCCTGTAACAAGCCTCACTGAGACGACCAAAGCTCTGCCCTCTCCAAACATGTCTGCCAGTATGGTCGGGGCTGAGAATGAGAGCAGGCTGTGATCTCTGCATTCATGTGAAGCTAAGAGATACAGCTACAGCACAATCTGTGTGTTGATCCGCAcagccctctctgcctcccagtgATGCATTCTGGTCCAAACATTATAGCTGTAGGGTGGAGATAAAAatagacgggggggggggggggggttgagagtcTGTGTGGTGTCTGATGGGGCAGGGGTGGCATCTCTGCTTCACAGAGGCACCACGCGTTGCTCCGGAATCATTCCCAAACAAACGGAGGCCACGCTCACAGGCACGTGCCTCACTGCTCTCCGCGGTCACATGGCCGAGCCCAGTGGAGAGGATATGAGTGTCCCGTGTCAGAGGCAGAGCTGGAAACCCCTAAAATAGAGCTCCATCTCTCTGAGGTCCGCTGTACAAGCGCTTGCTTTGGGTTGGGTTCTGCTCACAttatgaggtttgtgtgtgtgtgtggtgtgaggagcatctgtgtatgtgtctgcatgtgggcgtgtgtacatgtgagtgtgggggtgtatgtgtgcacgtgcatgggATACAGAAGGTGGAAACTAGTATGGGTTGCCGAGTGATTCACACTGATCATTATTAATGGGACACTCATATATCGTACAGTGCATCTCACTCTGTGGGTTGGGCCGAAAGTTTTTAGTGAAAGATGGGGATAATGCCAGGGACATTACATCCATATTCAAATGTGAGTCAGATTTTAGGTTTGTTTACGAAATGCTTACATCTCAGCAAACAGGAGAGCTTTGTTTGAGAGATATGTTGGTTATCTCAGTGAATCTAGTTACAGAGGGTTACAGAGGTATAGTTTGGCCATGGTCTCACAATGTTACATCTTTTGCAATTATAACCTTTTTATATGCATATATGCAGTCAATGATGTATTCCATTGAAAATAAATTTCATGGATAACtcttaaaaaaaattctgtccATGAACAGACAGACTGAAATTAAATGCAAAACAGCAGTACTTCAGAGAGACTGTAGAAGGGGAAATGATTAAATCGCAAGACAGGTTTATTATATTCTTGTCTGGAGAATACTGAATCTGTACACTTATCTGGAGATGTGGGTTATTACAAGCAATGTATTTTCTTtgcagtaagactgaataaaaagAGGCGTGCTTGTGATTTGTGCAAACAGCTCATTTATTTCATATTCTGCTCTGAACTTTTTTCATTCACTGAGGAGTcacaattgtttgtgtgtgtgtgtttaagctgcATTTGCATTTATCTGAACTAAAATGACATGCTGTTTACTATGCCTGAGCTTTTGTCTTCACAGCAGTAACTTGATTCAGGGTTTACAAATGCAATTAAAATATTCTATGAGAGCAATACAATCTTAAGATCAATTATAGTAAAGTGCTACGTATGAGTTAATGGTAAACATCTTTGAACTTAAATAAGGGAATGCATATGTTTGTCATCATGTCGGCCTGCGCACTCTGGAGTACTGTGCAGCGTATGATTCCCTCAGAGTCTGTGGCTCTTCATAAGGTCCCTCTGACTCGTaaacatcctcctcttcctcatcttcttcCTCATTATCCTCATCCTCAATGTCGTCTTGCCGGCGCAATGTACTCCTTCGAGACTGCATTTCGGGAAAATTGAAAAAATCTTTGAGTTTGCCAAGGGACTGTACAATAACTGCTTACATGTTATACCACAGAGAGGATACCAGTGCATTAATGTTCCATTGGATCCCAGAATGAAAGGTAACATGATTGGCTAGATTTCTCTCTCAGAACTGGCATTAGTGATGTGGAGTAAGCTTGGATGCTAGCCCACATATTCTACCACACTGGGAAACCACTAAAAGAAGAATGGAGCTGCTATGCATTTACTGCTGTCCTGCTATTTTACTACTGTTCACCACTTGGCTTGGAAATCAAAACTAAAGTGAACGTCCAAGTGATTTTGGCAGGGTTGGGCAATAAAAAGTTTGGATGTtgcatgtttcttttttgtatacAAGTATTTTGAATGCATACCATAAACCTTGGAAAAATAATTCAGAGATTTGCCAAGCAGGCATCTTAATTGCTGCTGATATACTACGTATATCTTTGATTTACCACCaacactttagaaaaaaaaagaagaaaacggAAAATATGACCATTTTGTTAATTTAATGATGCCTCTGTTGTCCTCTTTTGGTTGATGTATATGCAGACCTTTAAAAAAGCTTGGGAACTAAGAGGCTCAAAAAAGCTTTTACATAAAAAGGAGAAAGTCTAAAATGTAAGCAACATGCCAAAGTGTTTGGATCTATCTCAAGAAGGCAACTCTGCTAATAACAATCTTTGATTTTCAACCAACACTATATTCAGCAGATGAAGAGAGGCAGTTGTCTCTGTCTGCAGGATGTCAAATCAAAAGTATTCAGTTACATTTTCACATCTTATTTTGGTTTGAACTTTGTGTTTACTCTATTCCACCTGAGCTtggatttaaaatgtaaaacatgaaaacaaactagAGAACTTTTAGATTGGCATTCGTCTCGTGTCTTCagattatttgtgtgtggacTTTTCATCACAACCATACCCATTGATTCTCTTTCTCCAGATCCCCTGTTCCTCcttgctcttcttctttttggcACATTCATTTGTTTCCCTATTCATCTATTTTCCTTCCATCACCTGGCTTTTCATCTCCTCCATCATGGTTTGGCACCAGCTCCTTCAGTAAACACATCCGGATCCGGCCACAGTAACACTGCCTGCGAGTTCTCACTGTCTGACGTTTCTTTCAATTTCCTCCATTACATGTTCCCTCCAACTCCTATACTCCAGATGCTCTTAGTTTCTCTTAATCCATCCTTTAGATTTCTGTCACTCTTTGTAAATTTCTCCATATTTTTTGGTTAGCTGGAGGGTTCTTGATTTCCCACTAGCCTCTCTATCTAGCAATCCACTGTCCCTAATCATGGTCATTTTGGGATTTTATCATCAACTGGAATATGTGGAGAAAGTTTACACATATCTTACAGGGGAAAGGACTACGAGTCTGACGTgtcaagtttgtttgtttggaaatTCACAGACTCACTCGTGTGAAGTAGTCGGCTGTCTTCctgagggtggagggggtagGGCTGGAATAGGGAGGGCTTGAAGAGGTGGATCGGACACTCTGGAGAACCTGGTTGTCCAAGGGTAGATCTGTCACCTGGATCTTCCTCATGAACAACTAAGAAAGAAGGCCACACATTTTGATCTGacctcacaaacacattacTCTTTATTAGATGACAACTGTGTCCAGTTACCGCTTTAAAATTTCAGCACAATACAGTTTGTGAGTGATGTAGTAAAAGTGAGTTATATGTGAGCTTACCTCAAGGTCTTTGTCAATATCCATCGTCTCAAAATTCTGAAAGGTGTGGGTGTAGACCTCAAGGGCTTTAGCATGGAAGAGCATCTCAACCATGATGAATTCTGAAAAGACCTTCTGTAATTATTAAAGAAACAACATTTATCAGACTCCTGAACTCCCAAAGCTGACCTGGactttttctatttttatttttatttttttcctatcCCCATCTACCTATGACAAAAGAATACCACCAACATTGTTGTGTGGCAATAAagtttttatctatctatctatctatttaacAACACCATTGAGCACTCTAGCAAAGCATCAAGCACAAAACCTGTAGAAGTGAAAGCAATCAATCCTCAGTATCACAACAGGCTTTGGGAGCATGGCAACTACCAGCAATCACTGTGTACCAAGCATAACTGCAAACAACACTAAACTTGAGGACTGTAATTTCAGGAGCGTGGACTcttgcttgcatgtgtgtttttctattacCAACCTTAACATCCTCTAGTTTCTGTCTCTGAAACTCACTGATGGTCTCCTCCATTTGCCGGGTACTTCTGTTGGCATTGTTAGTGGCTTTCTGTGCAATCACCTCAGCCTGCAAATGGTCATAAAATCACCAGATTGCATTGTCAAGTTTTTACAGATTTGAACTAGCTGAAACATTGTCCAATGATTAATGCATGTAGCTAAAATTGGATAATGGAAAAATTTGTGCCAGGCCTGTCCCTTTGGAATAATTTCTTCTCTGAGGGAAAGGATCCACACAATCACTCTTAATGGAGTACCTGAGACTGAGGCGACAAGTCAAGGTAATGAGGCAGACCTTTATGATGTATGACAAACCTGCTGCAGTTGACAAGAGTCATCATGACATTCAACTTCTTTAAAGGTGAATTTTTCTAATAACATTTAATAGTAGATTTTAAAATGGACAAACAAGGCCAATTATACATTTGTGCCTATTTTTACTCCAACGTTTCTCCATATTATTTGCAATTTGTCTGCATTAATGATTTTTCTTTGAGCCAAAATAATCTAGCTCCATCAAACAACACAACTGAGCCAAGTCACTCATTTAATGATAGAGGATACAATGCTCTGTCGGTCTGCTGGGTTTTTCAGTCTGATCTTCTCTAGTTTCTGAAGCTCTTTCATCTCCCTGTTGCGATCAGCGTTGAATCTCTTCAGATCTGCCTAGTTGCAAAGTGCAGAATatttcagagaatattatattaCATGAAGTGGTTTTGTAATTACTATTCAGTCCCTTATTGAGATGTggctacatactgtatgttgtaaAGAGAGAAGTAATGGTGTTTTCTCACTCGCTTGATTTTCACCGTATCTCCATACGCTTTTAGTGGGGTGACAACTCTTGCTTCAAGTCTCTCCACCTGTAAATGTATACAACATTTTCATCGACTTGAAAGCTTATTATTTTTACCAAGACAATATAgcaaataatattaataattatgGGAGAGAGCTATCCAATATTTTGGAGGCCTTCTAGTTCTTAATCCTATAATTTTCTGTCAGTTCTCACCTCCGCCTGTCTGTAGTCTTGGACCATTGCCAAGTCCTCTGCTAGGTTCTTCATGCATGTTCGAAGTTCGGGATCCTCATTGCTTGCAAATTCATTCAGCTGTCTAACGAGGAAGTCAGCTTTGTCCCGAAGTTTAGCTGTCTTTCGCGTATATGATGCGAGTGTAGTACAAAACTGACCCAGGTACTTTTCCGAATCATTCAGCAATGACTCTATCGCTTTTAGTTGATTATCTCTGAAAACACAGACGTCTGCGTTAATGCCATAGGCTTCTCTGGGCAGCAGAAAATGTAGGCTACATAATTTTTCTAATAGTCTACCAATAATTTGCATTTCGTTCGCGCGAAGAAAAAGACTTACCTGGAGAAAAGCGAGTTCATGATGATGGTAAACGAGTTTGTTCAATATCTACCTAATGCCTGCCTGGTGTTCACCTGCAGTAGTTAGGTGAGGAGTTTCTATGGAAACAACAACAGAGCCTCAGTAAAAAATAATTCAACCAGTTGACCACGCGGTGGCAGAAGACTATAAGAAACACGGAAATAATAGTGAGCTAAATAAATAcatcgttttcttttttttcttgttaaaacacaaacacacttcaacaACACACAGTCCAAACTACTTTCGCATTTCCAACTGCATTCCCTTAGTAAACCTTCAGCTTATTATTGCAGGGAGGATTGTTGAATGAGGTCTCCAACTTTGCCAGCTTTCTCTTGCCCCGTCCTTCACCTCCTTCCGTTCATCTCCCTGAAGTATGTGCTAGCATAGCTAAGAGGCCGACTGAAATGGAACTTAAATTACCTTTCTGTACACACAGATtatcagacataaacaaattctTGTAGTGTACAGCTAACATAAACCCTTTTATGTACCCTATGGCTGTCGCCTGGTATGGTATGTATTATTTtgcatatattatattatttaaaagTATGAAATGAAAAAGATAATGATACAATTTTTAATATAGCAATTTAATTCATTAAAATACTGCCATAGTGCATCCcttatgtatggatgtgtgagtgagagtaacgtgtacgtgtgtgtttgcttaaaAGACAAGGTGGGTTGTGAATGAGGCTTTGATGTTATCTGCCCATTTTCCCTGGTGGACAGCTGTTATGATAAACACTGCTGTCTAGTAGCAACAGATCCTTTCCCTAGGTgccgccccaccccacctctcccGCTGCTCTCTGTGCAGGGAAAGGAAAACACTGGTCTTGCCAACCTCTTCACCAACACAGCCGGGCTGTCGCTGATGTTCACAGATTACAAGCGTGCTATAAATGggcatggacgcacacacatacacaacagtaaacacattcacacatacacacacatccgtggCTGTATTTTTACCATCGGTCACCCACATACAGGCAACGCAATACACGCACACGTAACACAAAAGTGTataatactcacacaaacacacatgcagaaatgagctgtacatgtatttgtatacacatacacacacttgtgttcacacaactacacaaaacAGTGGTATGTGTACAACACTGCAATTGCTCTGAAAGCGGATGGCCAAAAACAGAATGCAGATGAAAGAGCTATAAACGTACCTGAATACACAAAAGTCAACatgcacgtgcatgcacacacacccacacccacacacactcacagtagtACTATGCACTGATATACACATGTGTGCTATAACCACAAAAGCGGATGGACCTTGAAATCAGAACACAATGGTTCCCATACCCAGTGCTAATTGGAAGGGGAACCCCAAGCTGAAAGAGAGGGCCTTGGGGAGGAAGGAGCTCCACATGCCTCTTAAATAGAGAATCAAAGGCCTGGGCAGGTACACTTCCTCTGCCTGCTGTGGCCACACACTGCTCCCATGAATGAGGAAAAGAAGGTTGGGAGGACAGATGGATAGAAAAGTAAAGGACAGGaatagagatggggagagaaactGAAAGCGCCTCACCAGTACAAAGATATAAAGTTCATTGATATATAGGCAGATAAAGTGTAATCGGGGTCATGGTATGCTTTCTCTACCCCCTACACTCCCTTGGTGTGGTTTGACATGGCGTTCCCCCAATAgtcttcttctctcatctctctctctttctctctctctctgatgttacACAATCCTCTCTCCtaatggggagagagaacgtTTGCTCATGCTTGGCGTGGAGCCCTGTccgggcttttttttttcacttctctGATGGATCGCTCAGGCCTCGCGGTGTCAGTCCTCTTCCTGCTCGCCTCCGCCGGCCGTGCATGATGGAGGGGGTGCGTCATCATAAATGaggagaaatagaaaaatgagTTATGGCGCGGTGGCGGCCGCCGCCACAATAAAACACACCGTctccccccacacgcacacgatCTGTTCCCAGGCAGCCAAAACCACAGCActcaaaagagagacagagagagagggagagagagctcatAGACAAaaatgttgaacacacacaatcagaggtGATGACATCTTTCTGTGGAGGAGCCAGGCGATCACAGCGCTTGAGATATTGCTTTCACGCACACCCTCTACTTGTTATTCTATCGTTCTCCATCTTCCCTCTCCCCATACCCTGTTGCTCTCCCTTCTAATGATGGAGACCTTGCATGACTGTCAGTGGGCCTCTCATCCGGTCAGGTCCAACCTGAGGTTCGCCTCTCAGTGCTGCCTCTGGGCCAAGACTCAAAGCTGGTCCAAGAGCCCCGGTTGGAGACGTCCCTGAACTTCCTTCCCCGCGTGCAGTGACTCACGCACACTGACTCACGCACACTCTTAAAGCACAGCACGCAGGCTAGTGTGAGCACCAGGCAAACTGTAGGGTGGCCAGAGGTCCCTCAGAGGCCCGAGGGCACCAGCTCTCTCCCATAAAGTCTGGCCTCGCTTGTATTCGCCTCCCTCTGTAGTTTAGACTCAGCCGTCCCCAGTGAGGACCTGCCCAGACTTCAGTCCGTTCTCGTCTGTCTTGATTAATGCCAGGCCATGTTCTTCTCATTCAGCTGCCATCCAAACAGGGAGCCCCAGTGTTTTGATTAGACTTCTCCGGTGCTAACAGAGGCTGGGGTGTGCGGAGTGTGATTAGAAGGCTTCAGTCAGGAGTAGGATGTATTATGTTATCCCTTGAGGTGTTTGTGGGTGAGCTTCGACCGGGAAGTGTGAGTTTGtagatgttttctctctctctctctctctctctctctctctctctctctctctctccctatctgtctctctctctttccgtttgtctgtctgtctctctctttttctctctctctctcattttttctttcttcggTGGTAGGTGGTAATCAGTAGTCATAAGCGCCCACTACTAGCTATTACCCTCCAACCCTCCTTGCCCGAGGCATCACTCACCGAGCAAATACATCATGACAACTTTCGCTCTCTGCCACCGGGACACGTTGGGGTGTGATTAATGAGAGAAAGTTAGCGGCGTGATGGTTATTTTCCTTTGACCAGAAATGTCTCACTAGGGcttaataaaaacacaaaaaaaggagttgggggtggtggttggggagggggagtgaTGGATGGGCCCTTCTTTGAGGTCCCTGAGACTGCTGGGTATGGTGAGGTCACCCAAAGTATGCAAACAACCCCTCCAATAATTTATGTGAGAAATAACATGACTTAAGAGCATTATGACCTGCGGAGTGGAATGGGTGCATAGACAAGATTACAGACTGGAactgagtgagtttgtgtgtgtgtgtgtgtgtgtgtgtgtacatgaaacaacagagaaaacagTGGTTGAATTGGTGCATTTCATTCTGGGGTCATCACATTGCTCTTGTACATTAGGGCTGAAGAGTTTTGGAAAAGAACAACGACTTGAGTTTGAAGCCAAGAAGATTCTGACACACTATGTTGTTGAGTACAAATGTATTGCttacacagagaaacattttgtgtgtatgtgtgtgcgtgtgtgggtgtttgtgtgggtggatgggtgagtgttttgtgtatgtttgtgtgtactgtaggTACTGTACTGTATGCTCCTAAGGCCAGCCCAAGTACTTAAAGGAAAGTATGAAGGGAAAAGAcatgagtaaatgtgtgtgtgtgtgtgcgtgtctgtgtgtctgtgtgtctgtgtgtgtgtgtgtgtgtgtgtgtgtgtgtgtgtgtgtgtgtgtgtgtgcatgccaacCTTGGGCAGCCAACATGCTTTGTGGTCAGCTGCGCTCTGCCAAGGGTAACAGTGTTGTTGGTTTAGTGAAAGACAGCTTTTCACAGGTCACTGAAGCCTTACCTCTGTCTGCTCACATCCCAGAGCCTTCCTGAGAGATGAGATGGGCTTACAGAggactctctgcctcacttaAGGACTCgcttctcctgtcctccactCTGGTGGGCTATAGGCCTACCACATCTttctcacacaccttcacatgcTTTACTGCATCCTTAAGTACTAGTTCAGCACCATTTTAAATGGGCTTCATTGATGCTTTACTCTCCTCTGCATGTCTGTCAGACCAGTATGCTACAGGCCCCTCTCATAACCTCCATTCTATAGCCTAAAAATATGATCAAGTAGACTTTGCAGTATAATGAAGTCACCAAATTCCCTTTTACAGATAATATCTGTGATGATATCTAGAAGACAAAAAGTGACATCCAGCCTTTTTGGATGGCAAGCTTAAAGTGCCCTTCAGggaacaatttttttctatgaGTGCATGACCTTCCATTTCCAGCTCCTAAACTAGAGGGAACCAGGGCCGTCCTGCTGTTTTCTATTTCAACTCTGAATGTggtgtgttcgtgtatgtggATTTTTTTCATGCTTTTTTGTGCtaggattttgtgtgtgtgtgtgtgtgtgtgtgtgtgtgtgtgtgtgtgtgtgtgtgtgtgtgtgtgtttgtgtgtgtgtgtgtgtgtgtgtgctcagcatGTGAATTTGAAGAGACAtgcaaagagagaaggagagacggaCGAAGGGAATCCTGCCTGCGTGATGTTTCCACTTCTGCCCGGATGAAAAGTCTCCCCCCGTCTTGGAGCCCCCCCGAGCTAAATAAACACTCCTAATTGGCTGTGGAGCCCCAGAAGTCTGAGGTTTCATTTACTTTTGTACAgtagtgcagagagagagagagaaagagagagagaaagtgtgtgtgtgcgtgcgtgcgtgcgtgcgtgcgtgcatgcgtctctgtgtgtgtgtgtgag is part of the Clupea harengus chromosome 6, Ch_v2.0.2, whole genome shotgun sequence genome and harbors:
- the cibar2 gene encoding CBY1-interacting BAR domain-containing protein 2; this translates as MNSLFSRDNQLKAIESLLNDSEKYLGQFCTTLASYTRKTAKLRDKADFLVRQLNEFASNEDPELRTCMKNLAEDLAMVQDYRQAEVERLEARVVTPLKAYGDTVKIKRADLKRFNADRNREMKELQKLEKIRLKNPADRQSISQAEVIAQKATNNANRSTRQMEETISEFQRQKLEDVKKVFSEFIMVEMLFHAKALEVYTHTFQNFETMDIDKDLELFMRKIQVTDLPLDNQVLQSVRSTSSSPPYSSPTPSTLRKTADYFTRSRRSTLRRQDDIEDEDNEEEDEEEEDVYESEGPYEEPQTLRESYAAQYSRVRRPT